TTTTCAGCACTGATGAAAGTCGTATTGGTCAAATGGTTGAATTTGGCGCAACCACTCAAATCTTTAGCAACCCCATCGACCCTCGCACACATGATTATGTTTCTGGGCGGTTTGGCTAATACCAAATTTGGATTGAAAGGCTTGAGTTAGGAAGCAGGAGGGAAGAAAGTTTAGTCTATTTTAGTTTTGTAATATAACGTGAGTTCGACGGAGCTAAAAAATGGCAGGAGGTAGAGCAGGCAAGTCTTTTGGATAAATATCAATAGATGGTTTTTTAGGCAAATAAGTATAAGCTGCCAAGCCTGCCATTAAATTAACCAAAAAGTTAAGTGGACTACGATGTCGAGAGTGTTCTATTTGACAAATATTTTTGAGATGGTCATTCACTGATTCAATGACTGCTCGTTTACGTAACAAAATTTTATCAAGCAACTTGACCAAGCGATTTTTCATGTTTTTCTTGGATTTAGTAATTAGCTCTAAACCTCGTTCGTATAACTCTTCAAATAATTTTTGTGAAACATATCCTCGGTCACCAAACAGTTTGCCAATCAAATCCTCAGTCATTTCTGGCACTGGCTTGCGGTCATCTACGTTGGCAGAAGTTAATTTAAATGCCAACAATTCACCTTGGTCATTAATTATCAAATGAAGTTTGAATCCGAAGTGCCAACCGACCGAGTTTTTGCCCCAATTTACTAATCCTTTAAATACTTTATGTGCATGGGCGCGGCAATTATGGCACACATTAATAGGCGTTGAATCAATAAAACTAATTCCCGTAATTTCTCCTGTCCTTGTATGCAAAAAGCAGCACAACAGCATTAAGCACCACGGCATCAATTCTACAAATCTGTTGTAGCTCACCAAGTTGGGAAATGCCCCACGCCAACCAGGTAGTACGTGCAATGTATAAAATTCCTTAAATGTTCGATATCCACTACCATGAAAGGCAATGACTATTGTCATCACTTCCGATATGCTCATCCTTGAGCGACTACGACGTTCTCCTGTTATCGATGGTAGCTGTGGGATCACTTGCCATAACTGTTCCCACTGTTTACAGAAATCATCTACATCACAGAATACTTGTGTAATATCGAGGCGAGATACAATAGTAGACATAGCCGAGACCCTGATTTTGTAATGATATTTTTTAGTCTCGGTCTTTTTTATGTTTTTTTCACCCTCTTGCCATAAATTTTACTGTTCTTTGATTTCCTTGTTCGCCAATTCCTTTTTATACTAGCTTTCTGGCTTTCTTCTCTCATCGAACTCACGTTAATATAGGTTAGTTTTTTCCCACCGTTCTACTGAAATCAATACAAACTATCCCGATTTGTAATTAATTCTTCA
Above is a genomic segment from Nostoc sp. MS1 containing:
- a CDS encoding IS982 family transposase, which gives rise to MSTIVSRLDITQVFCDVDDFCKQWEQLWQVIPQLPSITGERRSRSRMSISEVMTIVIAFHGSGYRTFKEFYTLHVLPGWRGAFPNLVSYNRFVELMPWCLMLLCCFLHTRTGEITGISFIDSTPINVCHNCRAHAHKVFKGLVNWGKNSVGWHFGFKLHLIINDQGELLAFKLTSANVDDRKPVPEMTEDLIGKLFGDRGYVSQKLFEELYERGLELITKSKKNMKNRLVKLLDKILLRKRAVIESVNDHLKNICQIEHSRHRSPLNFLVNLMAGLAAYTYLPKKPSIDIYPKDLPALPPAIF